The Nomia melanderi isolate GNS246 chromosome 7, iyNomMela1, whole genome shotgun sequence genome includes a window with the following:
- the Nup62 gene encoding nucleoporin 62 isoform X2 gives MSFTLDASKSQTTTTTAANVPTTTFTFGTMGAGDAGKPTGFSLTQTPTQNKTASVFGSGVTITPVQGTGFSFGTQAVAPTATPANTAAPQTPGLTFGTGVAASTGITPAATSTAAPKLFSGTTPIGGASSFTLGGTTTVATTATPVSGFGAKPLTGTTASTPTSGLTFGTPNTKAAGTGFTVGTTAAPATAFTFGTGTTAASTTGFTLNKTSTAPSLTTPSTQLSLGTTTTVTSSANANQPASISSFEESINKWTLELEEQEKVFVNQAAQVNAWDKLLITNGEKIVALNQEVERVKIEQQQLEHELDYVVGQQKELQDCLVPLEKELASLSVSDPEREYTYRLAEDLDTQLKRMSEDLKEIIEHLNQANRTQDSSDPIVQIGKILNAHMNSLQWLDQQTTLLNHKIQQIDQMHQNFRQENERSFSLAYN, from the exons ATGAGTTTCACGTTAGATGCTTCAAAGTCACAGACGACTACTACAACTGCTGCCAATGTTCCAACAACGA CTTTCACATTTGGTACTATGGGTGCTGGAGATGCAGGAAAACCAACAGGGTTCTCGTTAACACAAACGCCGACACAAAATAAAACTGCCTCTGTATTTGGTAGTGGAGTAACCATTACTCCTGTTCAGGGTACTGGGTTTAGTTTTGGGACACAGGCAGTAGCACCCACAGCTACTCCTGCTAATACAGCAGCACCGCAGACACCTGGATTGACATTTGGTACAGGTGTAGCTGCGAGTACTGGCATAACTCCTGCTGCAACTAGTACCGCAGCACCTAAACTTTTCTCTGGAACTACGCCTATCGGAGGTGCTTCAAGTTTTACTTTAGGAGGTACCACTACTGTTGCCACAACAGCAACACCTGTATCAGGTTTCGGAGCTAAACCGCTTACAGGTACTACTGCATCTACCCCGACAAGTGGTTTAACATTTGGAACACCAAATACCAAGGCAGCAGGCACTGGTTTTACTGTTGGCACAACAGCAGCACCAG CCACAGCATTCACTTTTGGCACAGGAACAACTGCAGCGAGTACAACAGGGTTTACATTGAACAAAACTTCTACTGCTCCAAGTCTTACAACTCCTAGCACTCAGCTATCATTGGGTACAACTACTAC TGTTACTTCATCTGCAAATGCAAACCAACCAGCTTCCATAAGTTCATTTGAAGAATCTATCAACAAATGGACTTTAGAATTGGAAGAACAGGAGAAAGTATTTGTTAATCAGGCTGCACAAGTTAATGCTTGGGATAAATTACTGATAACTAATGGGGAGAAAATAGTAGCACTTAATCAAGAAGTTGAAAGAGTGAAAATTGAGCAACAACAATTAGAGCATGAATTAGATTATGTG GTTGGCCAGCAGAAAGAATTACAAGACTGTTTAGTACCACTGGAGAAAGAATTAGCATCACTTTCAGTTTCGGATCCAGAACGAGAATACACGTACCGTTTGGCAGAAGACCTTGACACTCAATTAAAACGAATGTCAGAAGATTTGAAGGAAATCATAGAACACTTGAACCAAGCTAATCGTACTCAAGACTCCAGCGATCCGATTGTCCAAATTGGTAAAATATTGAATGCGCACATGAACAGTTTGCAATGGTTGGATCAACAAACCACTCTGCTTAATCACAAGATACAACAGATAGACCAGATGCATCAGAACTTTAGACAAGAAAATGAACGAAGTTTTAGTTTagcgtataattaa
- the Hus1-like gene encoding hus1-like checkpoint clamp component isoform X2 yields the protein MVWAELRQDHFFTEYVMSGVTDEQNEIYLELDATMLARSLGSLRMTAKSVKMKLTNKRQPCLTLEIELPSLNVESRQCLHDVPVRVIPRREWPEHQAPLIPEFDISLDMPQLKYVRKIVERMKNMSPRLTMSADKSGVFMLKVDTDSATVSTYFQGLQVWSCSQQDEQDKISATIDVKKFFMFLAWDVVHPDGVKCNILQDKIVNLYLHLSDYLKIHYFIPSMTT from the exons ATGGTTTGGGCAGAATTAAGACAAGATCATTTTTTCACCGAATACGTTATGAGCGGTGTTACCGATGAacaaaacgaaatttatttagaattggATGCGACTATGCTGGCTAGGTCACTGGGTTCTTTGCGAATGACCGCGAAaagtgttaaaatgaaattgacgAATAAACGTCAGCCATGTCTGACACTCGAGATCGAATTGCCTTCGTTGAACGTCGAGTCGAGGCAATGTTTACATGATGTTCCAGTAAGAGTTATACCACGGCGAGAATGGCCGGAACATCAAGCACCACTCATACCAGAATTCGAT atATCGCTAGACATGCCGCAACTTAAGTACGTTAGGAAAATTgtagaaagaatgaaaaacatGAGTCCTCGATTAACGATGAGCGCGGACAAGTCAGGTGTATTTATGCTCAAAGTtgatacagatagcgcgacgGTTTCCACTTATTTTCAAGGTCTGCAGGTGTGGAGTTGCAGTCAACAGGATGAGCAGGATAAAATATCGGCTACCATAGACGTTAAGAAGTTTTTTATGTTTTTGGCGTGGGATGTTGTACATCCTGACGGCGTGAAATGTAACATACTTCAAGACAAGATCGTTAACTTATATCTACACTTGtcagattatttgaaaatacattatttcattCCTTCGATGACTACTTGA
- the Hus1-like gene encoding hus1-like checkpoint clamp component isoform X1, whose translation MKFRCRMVDVISMRDFTNIVNVLSRLTKQCTLRITPSELCLSVGDDRVSMVWAELRQDHFFTEYVMSGVTDEQNEIYLELDATMLARSLGSLRMTAKSVKMKLTNKRQPCLTLEIELPSLNVESRQCLHDVPVRVIPRREWPEHQAPLIPEFDISLDMPQLKYVRKIVERMKNMSPRLTMSADKSGVFMLKVDTDSATVSTYFQGLQVWSCSQQDEQDKISATIDVKKFFMFLAWDVVHPDGVKCNILQDKIVNLYLHLSDYLKIHYFIPSMTT comes from the exons atgaaatttcgATGTAGAATGGTAGATGTGATCTCTATGAGAGATTTTACGA acatCGTTAACGTTCTTTCCCGATTAACAAAACAGTGTACTTTGAGAATAACGCCGAGCGAGTTGTGCCTCAGCGTTGGGGATGATCGAGTGTCGATGGTTTGGGCAGAATTAAGACAAGATCATTTTTTCACCGAATACGTTATGAGCGGTGTTACCGATGAacaaaacgaaatttatttagaattggATGCGACTATGCTGGCTAGGTCACTGGGTTCTTTGCGAATGACCGCGAAaagtgttaaaatgaaattgacgAATAAACGTCAGCCATGTCTGACACTCGAGATCGAATTGCCTTCGTTGAACGTCGAGTCGAGGCAATGTTTACATGATGTTCCAGTAAGAGTTATACCACGGCGAGAATGGCCGGAACATCAAGCACCACTCATACCAGAATTCGAT atATCGCTAGACATGCCGCAACTTAAGTACGTTAGGAAAATTgtagaaagaatgaaaaacatGAGTCCTCGATTAACGATGAGCGCGGACAAGTCAGGTGTATTTATGCTCAAAGTtgatacagatagcgcgacgGTTTCCACTTATTTTCAAGGTCTGCAGGTGTGGAGTTGCAGTCAACAGGATGAGCAGGATAAAATATCGGCTACCATAGACGTTAAGAAGTTTTTTATGTTTTTGGCGTGGGATGTTGTACATCCTGACGGCGTGAAATGTAACATACTTCAAGACAAGATCGTTAACTTATATCTACACTTGtcagattatttgaaaatacattatttcattCCTTCGATGACTACTTGA
- the Nup62 gene encoding nucleoporin 62 isoform X1, giving the protein MSFTLDASKSQTTTTTAANVPTTTFTFGTMGAGDAGKPTGFSLTQTPTQNKTASVFGSGVTITPVQGTGFSFGTQAVAPTATPANTAAPQTPGLTFGTGVAASTGITPAATSTAAPKLFSGTTPIGGASSFTLGGTTTVATTATPVSGFGAKPLTGTTASTPTSGLTFGTPNTKAAGTGFTVGTTAAPGFPSNANRPISTATAFTFGTGTTAASTTGFTLNKTSTAPSLTTPSTQLSLGTTTTVTSSANANQPASISSFEESINKWTLELEEQEKVFVNQAAQVNAWDKLLITNGEKIVALNQEVERVKIEQQQLEHELDYVVGQQKELQDCLVPLEKELASLSVSDPEREYTYRLAEDLDTQLKRMSEDLKEIIEHLNQANRTQDSSDPIVQIGKILNAHMNSLQWLDQQTTLLNHKIQQIDQMHQNFRQENERSFSLAYN; this is encoded by the exons ATGAGTTTCACGTTAGATGCTTCAAAGTCACAGACGACTACTACAACTGCTGCCAATGTTCCAACAACGA CTTTCACATTTGGTACTATGGGTGCTGGAGATGCAGGAAAACCAACAGGGTTCTCGTTAACACAAACGCCGACACAAAATAAAACTGCCTCTGTATTTGGTAGTGGAGTAACCATTACTCCTGTTCAGGGTACTGGGTTTAGTTTTGGGACACAGGCAGTAGCACCCACAGCTACTCCTGCTAATACAGCAGCACCGCAGACACCTGGATTGACATTTGGTACAGGTGTAGCTGCGAGTACTGGCATAACTCCTGCTGCAACTAGTACCGCAGCACCTAAACTTTTCTCTGGAACTACGCCTATCGGAGGTGCTTCAAGTTTTACTTTAGGAGGTACCACTACTGTTGCCACAACAGCAACACCTGTATCAGGTTTCGGAGCTAAACCGCTTACAGGTACTACTGCATCTACCCCGACAAGTGGTTTAACATTTGGAACACCAAATACCAAGGCAGCAGGCACTGGTTTTACTGTTGGCACAACAGCAGCACCAG GTTTCCCTTCAAATGCTAATAGACCCATTTCTACAGCCACAGCATTCACTTTTGGCACAGGAACAACTGCAGCGAGTACAACAGGGTTTACATTGAACAAAACTTCTACTGCTCCAAGTCTTACAACTCCTAGCACTCAGCTATCATTGGGTACAACTACTAC TGTTACTTCATCTGCAAATGCAAACCAACCAGCTTCCATAAGTTCATTTGAAGAATCTATCAACAAATGGACTTTAGAATTGGAAGAACAGGAGAAAGTATTTGTTAATCAGGCTGCACAAGTTAATGCTTGGGATAAATTACTGATAACTAATGGGGAGAAAATAGTAGCACTTAATCAAGAAGTTGAAAGAGTGAAAATTGAGCAACAACAATTAGAGCATGAATTAGATTATGTG GTTGGCCAGCAGAAAGAATTACAAGACTGTTTAGTACCACTGGAGAAAGAATTAGCATCACTTTCAGTTTCGGATCCAGAACGAGAATACACGTACCGTTTGGCAGAAGACCTTGACACTCAATTAAAACGAATGTCAGAAGATTTGAAGGAAATCATAGAACACTTGAACCAAGCTAATCGTACTCAAGACTCCAGCGATCCGATTGTCCAAATTGGTAAAATATTGAATGCGCACATGAACAGTTTGCAATGGTTGGATCAACAAACCACTCTGCTTAATCACAAGATACAACAGATAGACCAGATGCATCAGAACTTTAGACAAGAAAATGAACGAAGTTTTAGTTTagcgtataattaa
- the Nup62 gene encoding nucleoporin 62 isoform X3: MSFTLDASKSQTTTTTAANVPTTTFTFGTMGAGDAGKPTGFSLTQTPTQNKTASVFGSGVTITPVQGTGFSFGTQAVAPTATPANTAAPQTPGLTFGTGVAASTGITPAATSTAAPKLFSGTTPIGGASSFTLGGTTTVATTATPVSGFGAKPLTGTTASTPTSGLTFGTPNTKAAGTGFTVGTTAAPGTTAASTTGFTLNKTSTAPSLTTPSTQLSLGTTTTVTSSANANQPASISSFEESINKWTLELEEQEKVFVNQAAQVNAWDKLLITNGEKIVALNQEVERVKIEQQQLEHELDYVVGQQKELQDCLVPLEKELASLSVSDPEREYTYRLAEDLDTQLKRMSEDLKEIIEHLNQANRTQDSSDPIVQIGKILNAHMNSLQWLDQQTTLLNHKIQQIDQMHQNFRQENERSFSLAYN; this comes from the exons ATGAGTTTCACGTTAGATGCTTCAAAGTCACAGACGACTACTACAACTGCTGCCAATGTTCCAACAACGA CTTTCACATTTGGTACTATGGGTGCTGGAGATGCAGGAAAACCAACAGGGTTCTCGTTAACACAAACGCCGACACAAAATAAAACTGCCTCTGTATTTGGTAGTGGAGTAACCATTACTCCTGTTCAGGGTACTGGGTTTAGTTTTGGGACACAGGCAGTAGCACCCACAGCTACTCCTGCTAATACAGCAGCACCGCAGACACCTGGATTGACATTTGGTACAGGTGTAGCTGCGAGTACTGGCATAACTCCTGCTGCAACTAGTACCGCAGCACCTAAACTTTTCTCTGGAACTACGCCTATCGGAGGTGCTTCAAGTTTTACTTTAGGAGGTACCACTACTGTTGCCACAACAGCAACACCTGTATCAGGTTTCGGAGCTAAACCGCTTACAGGTACTACTGCATCTACCCCGACAAGTGGTTTAACATTTGGAACACCAAATACCAAGGCAGCAGGCACTGGTTTTACTGTTGGCACAACAGCAGCACCAG GAACAACTGCAGCGAGTACAACAGGGTTTACATTGAACAAAACTTCTACTGCTCCAAGTCTTACAACTCCTAGCACTCAGCTATCATTGGGTACAACTACTAC TGTTACTTCATCTGCAAATGCAAACCAACCAGCTTCCATAAGTTCATTTGAAGAATCTATCAACAAATGGACTTTAGAATTGGAAGAACAGGAGAAAGTATTTGTTAATCAGGCTGCACAAGTTAATGCTTGGGATAAATTACTGATAACTAATGGGGAGAAAATAGTAGCACTTAATCAAGAAGTTGAAAGAGTGAAAATTGAGCAACAACAATTAGAGCATGAATTAGATTATGTG GTTGGCCAGCAGAAAGAATTACAAGACTGTTTAGTACCACTGGAGAAAGAATTAGCATCACTTTCAGTTTCGGATCCAGAACGAGAATACACGTACCGTTTGGCAGAAGACCTTGACACTCAATTAAAACGAATGTCAGAAGATTTGAAGGAAATCATAGAACACTTGAACCAAGCTAATCGTACTCAAGACTCCAGCGATCCGATTGTCCAAATTGGTAAAATATTGAATGCGCACATGAACAGTTTGCAATGGTTGGATCAACAAACCACTCTGCTTAATCACAAGATACAACAGATAGACCAGATGCATCAGAACTTTAGACAAGAAAATGAACGAAGTTTTAGTTTagcgtataattaa